A genomic window from Triplophysa dalaica isolate WHDGS20190420 chromosome 24, ASM1584641v1, whole genome shotgun sequence includes:
- the snupn gene encoding snurportin-1, producing MEALTQALSSSFSVSREPNTTSAPHPRLAQYKSKYSVLEQSERRRRFLELQKEKRLNYVNHARRLADGDWTGADSEDEEDKEKEKKSQQQLDKSADEDGMEIEERKKLPRHYANQLMLSEWLVDVPADLSSDWLMVVCPIGKRSLVVASKGSTTSYTKSGYCVNRFPSHLPGGSRHNSALGKDYTILDCIYSDVDRTYYILDVMCWRGHPVYDCPTEFRFYWLQSKVEEAESLSEISKINPFRFVSLSNIPCLTESIQKALAHEYSFTVDGLLFYHKETHYTPGSTPLVGWLRPYMVADILGIEVPQCPLTNKPEYASHQLQQILEHKKTSTEVRPADQNGRYELEHLSTPEAPLENSQTSQKENMEV from the exons ATGGAGGCTCTGACACAGGCTCTCTCCTCCAGCTTCTCTGTGTCCAGAGAACCAAACACCACGTCTGCACCTCACCCACGTCTGGCCCAATACAAGAGCAAATACAGTGTCCTAGAGCAAAGCGAACGCCGCAGAAGATTCCTGGAGCTACAGAAAGA GAAGAGACTGAACTATGTGAATCATGCTCGTCGACTGGCAGATGGAGACTGGACCGGAGCGGATAGTGAAGATGAGGAGGATAAAGAGAAGGAGAAGAAGAGTCAACAGCAGCTTGACAAAAGCGCAGATGAGGACGGGATGGAGATTGAGGAGAGGAAAAAGCTGCCAAGACATTACGCCAACCAG CTGATGTTGTCGGAGTGGCTGGTGGATGTCCCTGCTGATCTgagctctgattggctgatggtAGTTTGTCCGATTGGCAAGCGATCCCTCGTCGTTGCCTCCAAG GGGTCCACTACATCCTACACTAAGAGTGGCTACTGTGTGAATCGATTCCCCTCTCATCTTCCTGGTGGAAGTAGGCACAACTCTGCACTGGGAAAAG ATTACACCATTCTAGACTGCATCTACAGCGATGTGGACAGAACCTATTACATACTGGACGTCATGTGTTGGAGGGGACATCCGGTCTATGACTGCCCG acagagttcagattttattGGCTGCAGTCTAAAGTGGAGGAGGCTGAAAGTCTTTCTGAAATTTCTAAAATTAATCCT TTCCGATTCGTCAGTCTGAGCAACATCCCCTGTTTAACAGAGTCTATCCAGAAAGCTCTTGCACATGAATACAGCTTCACT gTGGACGGCCTTCTTTTCTACCACAAGGAGACCCACTACACCCCTGGTAGCACACCACTGGTGGGCTGGCTCAGACCTTACATGGTGGCAGATATCTTGGGCATAGAGGTGCCACAGTGCCCTCTTACCAACAAGCCTGAGTATGCCAGCCACCAACTTCAGCAGATCCTGGAACACAAGAAAACATCTACAGAAGTTCGTCCCGCGGATCAGAACGGCCGATATGAACTGGAACACCTCTCCACACCAGAGGCACCGCTAGAGAATTCACAAACCTCTCAGAAGGAGAACATGGAGGTCTGA
- the snx33 gene encoding sorting nexin-33 — protein MSLKAKALYTFQSENKEEISILENEELVIFDEKSMDGWLQGENSKGERGLFPASYVHIVRSRSGSNLTDQSFSSPGSSPGKDHSYISTQSATLPSDDDDDWDDWDDSSTVVDDEDPRRGVGANGHSHQSQYSNPNVHYRAKPYIERQDSMSSNRKGSMVGRNLNRFSSFVRSGVEAFILGDVPMMAKIAESYSIEMGLRGPQWKESPQPFSCSVEDPTKQTKFKGIKTYISYRVTPSDTGRPVYRRYKHFDWLYNRLLHKFTVISVPHLPEKQATGRFEEDFIEKRKRRLILWMNHMTSHPVLSQYEGFEHFLMCADDKQWKLGKRRAEKDEMVGAHFMLTFQIPNDYQDLQDVEERIDSFKSFAKKMDDSVLQLTNVASELVRKHLGGFRKEFQRLGNAFQSISQSFQLDPPYNSDALTNAISHTGRTYENIGEMFAEQPKDDLFHMLDKLSLYQGLLSNFPDIIHLQKGAFAKVKESQRMSDEGKMDQAEADGIRKRCRTVGFALQAEMNHFHERRDVDFKEMMQAYLRQQILFYQRVGQQLERTLHMYDNL, from the exons ATGTCCCTGAAAGCCAAAGCCCTCTACACTTTCCAAAGTGAGAACAAGGAAGAGATCAGCATACTGGAGAACGAGGAGCTTGTGATTTTTGACGAGAAGTCTATGGACGGCTGGCTACAAGGAGAAAACAGCAAAGGAGAGCGAGGACTCTTCCCCGCCTCGTACGTCCACATCGTCCGGAGCCGCTCCGGGTCCAACTTAACCGATCAGTCCTTCAGCTCACCCGGAAGTTCACCCGGTAAAGATCACTCGTACATCAGCACGCAGTCCGCGACCCTCCCCAGCGACGACGATGACGATTGGGACGACTGGGATGACAGCTCCACGGTGGTCGACGATGAAGATCCACGAAGGGGCGTGGGTGCCAACGGGCATTCCCACCAAAGCCAGTATTCCAACCCGAACGTCCACTACCGGGCAAAGCCGTACATTGAGCGTCAAGACAGCATGTCCAGCAACAGGAAGGGCAGCATGGTGGGCAGGAACCTGAACCGATTCTCCAGCTTCGTGCGGTCGGGTGTGGAGGCCTTCATACTCGGTGACGTGCCCATGATGGCTAAGATTGCCGAGTCTTACAGTATAGAGATGGGACTCCGGGGTCCCCAATGGAAGGAGAGCCCACAGCCCTTCTCCTGCTCCGTCGAAGACCCCACGAAACAGACGAAGTTTAAGGGCATTAAGACCTACATCTCGTACCGCGTGACCCCCAGTGACACCGGCAGGCCAGTATACCGCCGCTACAAGCACTTCGACTGGCTGTACAACAGACTACTGCATAAGTTCACCGTCATCTCCGTACCCCACCTCCCCGAGAAGCAGGCCACGGGTCGGTTCGAGGAGGACTTCATCGAGAAGAGGAAGCGGAGGCTCATCTTATGGATGAACCACATGACCAGCCACCCCGTTCTGTCCCAGTATGAGGGTTTCGAGCACTTCCTCATGTGCGCAGATGATAAACAATGGAAGCTCGGGAAGAGGAGAGCCGAGAAGGACGAGATGGTCGGCGCTCATTTCATGCTCACGTTTCAGATTCCCAACGATTATCAGGACCTTCAGGATGTCGAGGAGCGCATCGACTCCTTCAAGTCGTTCGCCAAAAAGATGGACGACAGCGTGCTGCAGCTCACCAACGTCGCTTCCGAACTGGTTCGGAAACACCTCGGAGGTTTCCGGAAGGAGTTCCAGAGGCTTGGGAATGCCTTTCAGTCCATCAGCCAGTCATTTCAGCTGGACCCGCCGTACAACTCGGACGCCCTGACCAACGCCATCTCTCACACCGGACGCACCTACGAGAACATTGGGGAGATGTTCGCGGAGCAGCCCAAGGATGATCTATTTCACATGCTGGATAAACTGTCGCTGTACCAGGGCCTGCTGTCTAACTTTCCCGATATCATCCACCTGCAAAAAG GTGCTTTTGCAAAGGTGAAGGAATCCCAGCGAATGAGCGACGAAGGCAAGATGGACCAAGCGGAAGCCGATGGCATCCGTAAACGCTGCAGGACCGTAGGTTTCGCCCTGCAGGCGGAGATGAATCACTTCCATGAGCGCAGGGATGTGGATTTTAAAGAGATGATGCAGGCGTACCTCCGCCAACAAATCCTCTTCTATCAGCGGGTGGGTCAGCAGTTAGAGAGAACCCTACACATGTACGATAACCTCTAG